The Winogradskyella schleiferi genome has a window encoding:
- a CDS encoding DUF6691 family protein: MGKYIKFFLVGIFFGIVLVKSEAVSWYRIFEMFKFQSFHMYGIIGTAVITGIILLAFSKMKKIKTIKGSTLRVPLKERGFTNYILGGTIFGLGWALCGACPGPMYILFGTGAFSILIVIAAALLGTYVYGLLRDKLPH, encoded by the coding sequence ATGGGGAAGTATATTAAATTTTTTCTGGTCGGCATTTTCTTCGGCATTGTATTGGTAAAATCTGAAGCGGTTTCTTGGTATCGCATTTTTGAAATGTTTAAATTTCAATCCTTTCATATGTATGGCATTATAGGTACAGCCGTTATAACTGGCATCATATTATTGGCTTTTTCTAAAATGAAAAAAATAAAAACCATTAAAGGTTCAACTTTAAGAGTACCTTTAAAAGAACGTGGCTTTACAAACTATATATTAGGTGGCACTATTTTTGGACTGGGCTGGGCATTATGTGGCGCTTGTCCTGGTCCAATGTACATTTTATTTGGTACAGGAGCATTCTCAATTCTCATTGTAATTGCAGCTGCCTTATTAGGGACTTATGTTTACGGATTATTAAGAGACAAATTGCCGCATTAA
- a CDS encoding response regulator, which produces MKIKIAITDDHVMVLKGIETMLGNTSEVTIIASYTNAQETTEGLKKAIPDVLLLDINLPDINGIDLSKKLLKRYPELKIIALTNFEDISFVKRMLKNGVHGYLLKNTDKVELIEALKSVLSGNLYIQKSINDKLLMQMSSLSTNNGLEIKLTRREHDVLVGISEELTTKQISEKLFISPKTVETHRMNIMSKLGAKNSVGIIKIAIEKQLL; this is translated from the coding sequence ATGAAAATTAAAATTGCAATTACGGACGATCACGTTATGGTGCTAAAAGGCATCGAAACGATGTTGGGAAATACTTCGGAAGTTACCATAATTGCATCATACACTAATGCTCAAGAGACTACTGAGGGATTAAAAAAAGCTATTCCTGATGTGCTCTTGCTAGATATTAATCTGCCTGATATAAACGGTATTGATTTAAGTAAGAAACTACTGAAACGCTACCCGGAATTAAAAATTATAGCACTTACAAATTTTGAAGATATCTCCTTTGTAAAACGAATGCTAAAAAATGGTGTTCATGGTTATTTATTAAAAAACACGGATAAAGTTGAATTAATTGAGGCGCTGAAGTCCGTTTTGTCTGGTAACTTGTATATTCAAAAAAGTATTAATGACAAGTTGCTCATGCAAATGTCGTCTTTGTCAACTAACAATGGTTTAGAAATTAAATTAACCAGAAGGGAACATGATGTCCTAGTGGGTATTTCGGAAGAGTTAACAACGAAGCAAATTTCAGAAAAACTATTCATTAGCCCAAAAACAGTGGAAACACATCGAATGAATATTATGAGTAAACTAGGCGCAAAAAATAGCGTTGGGATTATTAAAATAGCTATTGAGAAACAGCTATTATAA
- a CDS encoding YeeE/YedE family protein has translation MEYILKPWPWFVSGPLIALVMFLLLYFGRTFGMSSNLRTLCAIGGAGKRTEFFNFDWKSQRWNLVVVLGAIVGGFIAHYWLSNPINIDLSEATVNDLTALGFQNVGESLLPPELFSWDAVFSIKGILILIVGGFLVGFGTRYAGGCTSGHAITGLSSLQVPSLIAVIGFFLGGLIMIHLFYPILF, from the coding sequence ATGGAATACATTTTAAAGCCATGGCCTTGGTTTGTCTCAGGACCTTTGATTGCATTAGTCATGTTTCTTCTGCTCTATTTTGGTAGAACCTTCGGTATGTCATCAAACCTAAGAACGTTATGTGCCATTGGAGGCGCAGGAAAAAGAACTGAATTTTTCAATTTCGATTGGAAAAGCCAACGATGGAATCTCGTGGTAGTCCTTGGCGCTATCGTTGGTGGCTTCATAGCCCATTATTGGCTGTCAAACCCTATAAACATAGACCTCAGCGAAGCGACAGTTAACGATTTAACTGCTCTCGGATTTCAAAATGTTGGTGAGAGTTTATTGCCACCCGAATTATTTAGCTGGGATGCCGTGTTTAGCATTAAAGGTATTTTAATACTCATTGTTGGTGGATTTTTAGTAGGATTCGGTACAAGATATGCTGGAGGTTGTACTTCTGGTCATGCTATTACGGGTTTAAGCAGTTTACAGGTTCCGTCACTAATAGCCGTGATTGGTTTTTTCTTGGGAGGACTAATCATGATTCACCTTTTTTATCCAATACTATTTTAA
- the prmA gene encoding 50S ribosomal protein L11 methyltransferase: MSNNIYIGYNFIVKPLQPATEILIAELGYTGFESFVETEEGVSAYIQKEEWNEDILSDIHILNSDEFEITYTFEEIEQTNWNKEWEKNFNPIIVDHLVSVRAPFHEKPDTKYDIIIEPKMSFGTGHHETTHMMIQHILKNDFIGKSVLDMGCGTGVLAILAEKVGATKLDAIDIDNWCYLNSLENVERNDCNHISVYEGDVKLLEGKTYDSIIANINRNILLQDISTYAKCLNKNGMLFLSGFYKEDIPIIEAECNKQMLKLTETIQKGQWVSLKFIN, translated from the coding sequence ATGTCAAATAATATATACATAGGTTACAATTTTATAGTAAAACCATTACAACCAGCTACCGAAATCTTAATAGCAGAACTGGGCTATACAGGTTTTGAAAGTTTTGTGGAAACCGAAGAGGGCGTAAGCGCATACATTCAAAAAGAAGAATGGAACGAAGATATCTTGAGCGATATTCACATTTTAAATTCCGACGAATTCGAAATCACCTATACTTTTGAAGAAATAGAACAAACCAACTGGAACAAAGAATGGGAAAAAAACTTCAATCCTATCATTGTAGATCATTTAGTTTCCGTTCGTGCACCATTTCACGAAAAACCAGATACCAAATATGATATCATCATAGAGCCTAAAATGAGTTTCGGTACAGGTCATCATGAAACCACACACATGATGATTCAACATATTCTGAAAAATGATTTTATAGGCAAATCAGTGTTGGATATGGGTTGTGGTACAGGTGTCTTAGCAATTTTAGCAGAAAAGGTCGGAGCCACAAAACTTGATGCAATCGATATTGATAATTGGTGTTATTTGAATAGTTTAGAAAATGTAGAACGAAACGATTGTAACCATATTTCGGTGTATGAAGGTGACGTAAAATTATTGGAAGGCAAGACTTACGACAGTATCATAGCTAACATCAATCGCAATATATTGCTTCAAGACATTTCAACTTACGCCAAGTGTCTAAATAAAAACGGAATGCTCTTTTTAAGCGGGTTTTACAAAGAAGACATTCCAATTATTGAAGCCGAATGTAATAAACAGATGTTAAAATTGACTGAAACTATACAAAAAGGACAGTGGGTATCGTTAAAATTTATAAATTAG
- a CDS encoding ATP-dependent Clp protease adaptor ClpS, whose protein sequence is MTKEKHSEELLLKEEVLKENEIVLFNDEVNTFDHVIDTLIYACDHMPEQAEQCALLVHYKGKCTVKTGSYDDLEPRCSKLLQAGLNAEIV, encoded by the coding sequence ATGACAAAAGAAAAACATTCAGAAGAACTTCTCTTAAAAGAAGAAGTATTAAAAGAAAACGAAATTGTATTATTTAATGATGAGGTCAATACGTTCGATCATGTTATCGACACCTTAATATACGCTTGTGATCACATGCCAGAACAGGCAGAGCAATGTGCATTATTAGTGCATTATAAAGGGAAATGTACAGTTAAAACAGGTTCCTACGACGATTTAGAACCACGATGCTCCAAGCTCTTACAAGCTGGACTAAACGCAGAAATAGTTTAA
- a CDS encoding MBL fold metallo-hydrolase, with product MKIEQLYTGCLAQGAYYIESEGEVAIIDPLREVQQYVDKAKANNAKIKYILETHFHADFVSGHVDLAKETGATIVFGPGATTQYDIHSAKDGEELKLGNVTLKVLHTPGHTLESATYLLIDKNGKDHAIFSGDTLFLGDVGRPDLAIKSDLTKEDLAGMLFDSLRNKIMPLADDVIVYPAHGAGSACGKNLSKETSGLLGEQKKTNYALRADMSKEEFVKEVLDGIPPPPQYFAKNAMMNKMGYDTFDTVLKTGNVPLNPEEFEALANHESALVLDVRPQSDFIKGHIPNSIFIGLNGSFAPWVGALITDIKQPIVLVVPEGKSEEAVTRLSRVGYDNTLGFLEGGLEAWKKAGKDIETLESISAEEFANRAKQDNLNVLDVRKDGEYLSSHLEDAQHLSLDFINEKMDDVSKDKTYYVHCAGGYRSVIAASILKARGYDKLIDIAGGFGAIKNTDLKTTDFVCPSTL from the coding sequence ATGAAAATTGAACAATTATACACAGGCTGTTTAGCGCAAGGCGCTTACTATATTGAATCTGAAGGCGAAGTTGCCATAATTGATCCACTTAGGGAAGTACAACAGTATGTTGACAAGGCTAAGGCCAACAACGCCAAAATAAAATATATTTTAGAAACGCATTTTCATGCCGATTTTGTTTCTGGTCATGTAGATTTGGCTAAAGAAACTGGTGCTACCATCGTTTTTGGTCCAGGTGCAACGACTCAATATGATATTCATTCCGCTAAAGATGGCGAAGAATTAAAACTAGGAAATGTAACTTTAAAGGTTCTGCACACGCCAGGTCATACATTGGAATCGGCAACCTATTTATTAATAGACAAAAATGGAAAAGACCACGCTATTTTTTCTGGTGACACCTTATTTTTAGGTGATGTTGGAAGACCTGATTTAGCGATAAAGTCCGATTTAACCAAAGAAGATTTAGCAGGTATGCTATTCGACTCGCTTCGAAATAAAATCATGCCTTTGGCAGATGATGTTATTGTATATCCTGCTCATGGTGCAGGTTCGGCTTGCGGAAAAAATTTAAGTAAGGAGACGTCTGGTCTTTTAGGAGAACAGAAAAAAACCAATTATGCGTTGCGTGCTGATATGAGTAAGGAAGAATTTGTAAAAGAAGTTCTCGACGGTATCCCTCCACCTCCACAATATTTCGCTAAGAATGCCATGATGAACAAAATGGGCTACGATACTTTTGATACTGTATTAAAAACTGGTAATGTTCCTCTTAATCCTGAAGAATTTGAAGCATTGGCAAATCATGAATCCGCATTGGTTTTAGATGTAAGACCTCAATCCGATTTTATAAAAGGCCATATTCCTAATTCTATTTTTATTGGATTAAATGGTTCATTTGCACCTTGGGTTGGTGCTTTAATAACGGATATCAAACAACCAATCGTTCTTGTGGTTCCTGAAGGTAAATCGGAAGAAGCCGTTACAAGGTTATCTCGTGTTGGCTATGACAACACTTTAGGTTTTCTAGAAGGTGGACTTGAAGCCTGGAAAAAAGCAGGTAAAGATATTGAAACATTAGAATCAATTTCAGCTGAGGAATTTGCTAACAGAGCAAAACAGGATAACTTAAATGTTTTAGATGTTCGCAAAGATGGTGAGTATCTATCGTCGCATCTAGAAGATGCCCAACATTTATCCTTGGATTTTATTAATGAAAAGATGGATGACGTCAGTAAGGACAAAACCTATTATGTACATTGTGCTGGTGGTTATCGTTCTGTAATTGCTGCTTCGATCCTGAAAGCACGAGGCTATGATAAATTAATTGATATTGCTGGTGGATTTGGTGCTATTAAAAACACCGATTTAAAGACAACGGATTTTGTTTGTCCATCTACGCTTTAA
- a CDS encoding sulfite exporter TauE/SafE family protein — protein sequence MELVEILGYLGALVVGLVLGLIGGGGSILTVPIMVYLIGLNPIVATGYSLFVVGITSVFGAFQNYRKGLVDVKTAIVFAVPAFIVVYLTRRYFVPIIPDVVFTINDFDVTNDIFIMIFFSLVMLLASYSMIKGRKNISPTETKSLKHNYPMIAFQATVIGVFSGIVGAGGGFLIIPTLVILGKLPMKKAIGTSLFVIAVNSLFGFLGDVSNIAIDWNFLLIFTFISIIGILIGSYFSKYISGKKLKTGFGYFTIVMAIYIVYRELF from the coding sequence ATGGAACTCGTTGAGATATTAGGATATTTAGGTGCACTGGTTGTTGGTCTGGTACTAGGCTTAATAGGTGGAGGTGGTTCTATTTTAACGGTTCCTATTATGGTTTATCTCATAGGATTAAATCCTATTGTAGCTACTGGATACTCCTTATTTGTTGTAGGAATAACATCCGTTTTTGGAGCATTTCAAAATTATAGAAAAGGCTTGGTGGATGTAAAGACAGCAATTGTTTTTGCTGTGCCTGCATTTATAGTCGTCTATCTTACAAGACGGTATTTTGTCCCTATAATACCAGATGTGGTTTTTACCATTAATGATTTTGATGTTACCAATGATATTTTCATCATGATTTTCTTTTCTCTGGTGATGCTCTTGGCGAGTTATTCTATGATTAAAGGAAGAAAAAATATCTCTCCTACAGAAACAAAAAGTCTAAAACACAATTATCCCATGATTGCGTTTCAAGCTACAGTTATTGGTGTTTTTTCGGGTATTGTAGGAGCTGGCGGCGGATTTTTAATTATACCAACACTTGTGATTTTAGGCAAACTACCTATGAAAAAAGCGATAGGCACGTCATTATTTGTCATCGCTGTAAATTCGTTGTTCGGCTTTCTTGGTGATGTATCCAATATCGCAATTGATTGGAATTTCCTATTGATATTCACCTTCATTTCAATTATAGGAATTCTTATAGGCTCGTATTTTTCAAAATATATAAGTGGAAAAAAACTCAAAACAGGATTTGGTTATTTTACAATTGTAATGGCTATTTACATTGTTTATAGAGAGCTCTTTTAA
- a CDS encoding heavy-metal-associated domain-containing protein, translated as MKKNTFYIQNLKCGGCANTIITQLSKLNGVSEVVVNNDTDQVSFNAISELEIEQVKQKLTTLGYPIKGETNSIPTKAKSFVSCAVGRMSK; from the coding sequence ATGAAAAAAAATACATTTTATATACAAAACCTAAAATGTGGTGGTTGTGCCAATACAATTATAACACAACTATCAAAATTAAATGGTGTTTCTGAAGTGGTTGTAAATAACGATACAGATCAAGTAAGTTTTAATGCTATTTCAGAACTTGAAATTGAACAGGTAAAGCAAAAGCTAACTACCTTAGGATATCCTATTAAGGGTGAAACTAATTCCATACCAACGAAAGCAAAATCTTTTGTGAGTTGTGCTGTTGGCAGAATGTCGAAATAA
- a CDS encoding YgaP family membrane protein, translated as MKQNMGALDKGVRIIAAIVIALLYYFNVIEGTLAYVLMAVSIIFLLTSFISFCPLYTLFGWNTCKRK; from the coding sequence ATGAAACAGAATATGGGTGCTTTGGATAAAGGAGTCAGAATAATTGCCGCAATTGTCATCGCTTTACTTTATTATTTTAATGTCATTGAAGGCACATTAGCTTATGTTTTAATGGCTGTGTCCATCATATTTTTATTAACGAGTTTCATCAGTTTCTGCCCATTATACACCTTATTTGGGTGGAATACTTGCAAACGCAAATAA